In Promicromonospora sp. Populi, one genomic interval encodes:
- a CDS encoding amino acid ABC transporter substrate-binding protein, whose amino-acid sequence MRATRGLTVAVIGATTALTLSACLASPDQSGETAGPDDPIVVGVSLPLTGDFAEPGKGVQRGYEAWAAHVNENGGLLGRQVELVIVDDQSNADRVASDYERLINQDGVDLVFGPFSTRLVVPAAQVAQDYGFLFVEPAGAAAEVFEQGFTNLFYAAPAIADDHYAHLAEYILALPTGERPETIAVASMDDPFAQGTAYGLRDALAAEGIEVVVDEVYPPNTTDFSGIAAEIADSEADLLIVGSQYQDGVNLVVALQQQGYQPEMAAISGAPTNAEFPAAIGEKTEGILAPTGYTPTAPYPSNQEFVEAYEAEHGTPPAEDEANAWTTGQVVAAAVEAVGCADPSPECQTQLIDWLHSNEVETVVGALSWDAEGRPQSAHLIQQYVDGEIKIVLPEDVAEAELIHPKPEW is encoded by the coding sequence ATGAGAGCAACCAGAGGACTGACGGTAGCGGTTATTGGCGCGACCACTGCGCTGACCCTGTCGGCGTGCCTGGCGAGCCCCGATCAGAGCGGCGAGACAGCCGGCCCGGACGACCCGATCGTCGTCGGTGTCTCGCTGCCCCTGACCGGTGACTTCGCCGAGCCGGGCAAGGGTGTGCAGCGCGGCTACGAGGCGTGGGCCGCGCACGTGAACGAGAACGGCGGCCTGCTGGGCCGGCAGGTGGAGCTGGTCATCGTCGACGACCAGTCCAACGCGGACCGCGTCGCCTCCGACTACGAGCGGCTCATCAACCAGGACGGCGTCGACCTCGTCTTCGGGCCGTTCTCGACCCGGCTCGTGGTGCCGGCGGCCCAGGTGGCGCAGGACTACGGGTTCCTGTTCGTGGAGCCCGCGGGCGCCGCCGCCGAGGTGTTCGAGCAGGGGTTCACCAACCTGTTCTACGCCGCGCCGGCCATCGCCGACGACCACTACGCCCACCTCGCCGAGTACATCCTCGCCCTGCCCACCGGCGAGCGGCCCGAGACGATCGCCGTGGCCTCCATGGACGACCCGTTCGCCCAGGGCACCGCGTACGGCCTGCGCGACGCGCTGGCGGCGGAGGGCATCGAGGTGGTGGTCGACGAGGTCTACCCGCCCAACACCACGGACTTCAGCGGCATCGCCGCCGAGATCGCGGACTCAGAAGCGGACCTGCTCATCGTCGGGTCGCAGTACCAGGACGGGGTGAACCTCGTCGTCGCGCTGCAGCAGCAGGGCTACCAGCCCGAGATGGCCGCGATCTCCGGGGCGCCGACAAACGCCGAGTTCCCCGCCGCGATCGGCGAGAAGACCGAGGGCATCCTCGCCCCCACCGGTTACACCCCGACGGCGCCCTACCCGTCGAACCAGGAGTTCGTGGAGGCCTACGAGGCCGAGCACGGCACGCCCCCGGCCGAGGACGAGGCAAACGCCTGGACCACGGGCCAGGTGGTCGCGGCAGCGGTGGAGGCCGTCGGCTGCGCCGACCCGTCGCCGGAGTGCCAGACCCAGCTCATCGACTGGCTGCACAGCAACGAGGTGGAGACGGTGGTCGGCGCACTCAGCTGGGACGCGGAGGGCCGGCCGCAGAGCGCCCACCTCATCCAGCAGTACGTCGACGGCGAGATCAAGATCGTGCTGCCGGAGGACGTCGCGGAAGCCGAGCTCATCCACCCGAAGCCCGAATGGTGA
- a CDS encoding branched-chain amino acid ABC transporter permease, with the protein MPNASSATPAVRPTTARVTRIAALLALVAVVLLFPSLAPDPFILSVGVVILSYAVLATSWNLVGGFTGYISLGHAAYSGLGGYATALLILRTGLDPWLALVAGGLIVALIAIPVGIASLRVRGASFVIVSIALVLILQLSFQSWATFTGGSGGLRVPRPFGPEVLRPEQHERFFYLHAALLALALLTWWAIERSRLGAGLKAIREDEDKAQALGVPTFAYKLTALVVSAFFTALGGGLYALWFGYLDPIFQFSILVGTYMVLMSLLGGVRSLFGPLLGAVVVGYAVEVFKSQYGDTQFHLVATGILLGLVVLFMPDGVIPALTSLVNRRRHAASIREVSAEDLAKQREEATP; encoded by the coding sequence TTGCCCAACGCTTCTAGCGCCACCCCAGCAGTGCGCCCGACGACGGCGCGCGTGACCCGGATCGCGGCCCTGCTCGCCCTCGTCGCGGTGGTGCTGCTGTTCCCCTCGCTGGCCCCCGACCCGTTCATCCTGTCCGTCGGCGTGGTGATCCTGAGCTACGCCGTGCTCGCGACCTCCTGGAACCTGGTGGGCGGGTTCACCGGGTACATCTCGCTGGGCCACGCCGCCTACTCGGGTCTCGGCGGGTACGCGACGGCGCTGCTCATCCTCCGCACCGGGCTCGACCCGTGGCTCGCGCTCGTGGCGGGCGGCCTGATCGTCGCGCTCATCGCGATCCCCGTGGGCATCGCGTCGCTGCGGGTGCGCGGGGCGTCGTTCGTCATCGTCTCCATCGCCCTGGTGCTCATCCTGCAGCTCAGCTTCCAGAGCTGGGCCACGTTCACCGGCGGCTCGGGCGGGCTGCGCGTGCCGCGACCGTTCGGCCCCGAGGTGCTGCGGCCCGAGCAGCACGAGCGGTTCTTCTACCTGCACGCCGCGCTCCTCGCGCTGGCCCTGCTCACCTGGTGGGCGATCGAGCGGTCCCGGCTCGGCGCGGGCCTCAAGGCCATCCGGGAGGACGAGGACAAGGCCCAGGCGCTCGGCGTGCCCACCTTTGCCTACAAGCTGACGGCGCTCGTGGTGAGCGCGTTCTTCACCGCGCTCGGCGGCGGCCTGTACGCGCTGTGGTTCGGCTACCTCGACCCGATCTTCCAGTTCTCGATCCTGGTCGGCACCTACATGGTGCTCATGTCGCTGCTCGGCGGTGTGCGTAGCCTCTTCGGCCCGCTGCTGGGCGCCGTCGTCGTCGGCTACGCGGTCGAGGTGTTCAAGTCGCAGTACGGCGACACACAGTTCCACCTGGTCGCCACCGGCATCCTGCTCGGCCTGGTCGTCCTGTTCATGCCCGACGGCGTGATCCCGGCGCTGACCTCGCTCGTGAACCGGCGCCGTCACGCGGCGTCGATCCGCGAGGTGAGCGCCGAGGACCTGGCCAAGCAGCGCGAGGAGGCGACACCATGA
- a CDS encoding branched-chain amino acid ABC transporter permease has translation MTGDLFAQSLVLGILLGGLYALLAAGLTLYFGVMRVVMIAHSAFLILAAYLAWYFHETSGLDPLLSLVITVPLFFVVGYGMQRFLVSRLRPISLTTMSVLLTFAVALTIEGLLGFVWSGTQRRVQLDYSSASIELGGVSIAVVKLIAFALAAISLGALYLILRKTSFGRALRATTQHPEAARLVGIDTDRVAGLGFGLGLATAAIGGTALALDYTIYPSLHWHWIGPLMAIIVVGGLGSIPGAAIAALLLGVAASLLQVPLGTTWAQTVFYLALFVTLMIRPQGFFGGRLAQRF, from the coding sequence ATGACCGGCGACCTGTTCGCGCAGAGCCTGGTGCTGGGGATCTTGCTCGGCGGGCTCTACGCCCTCCTGGCCGCGGGCCTGACGCTGTACTTCGGCGTGATGCGGGTGGTCATGATCGCGCACTCCGCGTTCCTGATCCTCGCCGCCTATCTTGCCTGGTACTTCCACGAGACCTCCGGCCTGGACCCGCTGCTGTCGCTGGTCATCACCGTGCCGCTGTTCTTTGTGGTCGGGTACGGCATGCAGCGGTTCCTGGTCTCCCGGCTGCGGCCGATCAGCCTCACGACGATGTCGGTGCTGCTGACGTTCGCCGTCGCCCTGACCATCGAGGGCCTGCTCGGGTTCGTCTGGTCCGGCACTCAGCGCCGGGTCCAGCTCGACTACTCCAGCGCCAGCATCGAGCTGGGCGGAGTCAGCATCGCCGTCGTCAAGCTGATCGCGTTCGCCCTCGCGGCGATCTCGCTGGGGGCGCTGTACCTGATCCTGCGCAAGACCTCGTTCGGCCGGGCGCTGCGCGCCACCACCCAGCACCCCGAGGCGGCACGCCTGGTCGGCATCGACACCGACCGCGTGGCCGGGCTCGGCTTCGGGCTGGGCCTGGCCACCGCCGCGATCGGCGGCACGGCGCTCGCGCTCGACTACACGATCTATCCGTCGCTGCACTGGCACTGGATCGGTCCGCTGATGGCGATCATCGTCGTCGGCGGGCTGGGCAGCATTCCCGGGGCCGCGATCGCGGCCCTCCTGCTGGGTGTGGCCGCGAGCCTGCTGCAGGTGCCGCTCGGCACCACCTGGGCGCAGACCGTCTTCTATCTCGCCCTGTTCGTGACCCTCATGATCCGCCCGCAGGGATTCTTCGGAGGTCGCCTTGCCCAACGCTTCTAG
- a CDS encoding ThuA domain-containing protein: MSFRNTLGKSIGGAGQVVLGLAILAALLAGLHLAPATRGAPSSADQATAAGQGGSSQNTYQDKVADYGVCRGTDSDCYNDWDLPRTDDGRVRVLVFTATGVSRHAHLGPLLPAGMNPPLTSAHVAQNAVIRWGQEYGFEVDWTEDVRQLDAPAKLAPYDAVVFLSNSRTMLDDASQTALLQYVRSGGGFVAIHNTLGAMYHWPWFQGLLGGANFYDHGPHRDGEVVTISRRDASTRDLPRRWDFRDEWYNLEPFPTGVRFLAEVNTDTIGDAPGFNGHPGHEGDHPVSWCQYYDGGRAWITSLGHDPAAWTEDSTLEGAGSFETHVVGGILSAAGAQPFCR, translated from the coding sequence ATGTCGTTCAGGAACACGCTCGGAAAGTCGATCGGTGGTGCGGGGCAGGTCGTGCTCGGCCTCGCGATCCTCGCCGCCCTCTTGGCCGGCCTGCACCTCGCGCCGGCCACGCGCGGCGCGCCGTCGTCCGCTGACCAAGCCACCGCAGCCGGCCAGGGCGGATCGTCGCAGAACACGTACCAGGACAAGGTCGCCGACTACGGCGTCTGCCGCGGCACGGACTCGGACTGCTACAACGACTGGGACCTGCCCCGGACCGACGACGGCCGGGTGCGCGTGCTCGTCTTCACCGCCACCGGCGTCTCCCGGCACGCCCACCTCGGGCCGCTGCTGCCCGCCGGGATGAACCCGCCGCTCACCTCGGCGCACGTCGCGCAGAACGCCGTGATCCGGTGGGGGCAGGAGTACGGGTTCGAGGTGGACTGGACCGAGGACGTGCGCCAGCTCGACGCCCCGGCCAAGCTCGCGCCGTACGACGCCGTGGTGTTCCTCAGCAACTCGCGCACCATGCTCGACGACGCGTCCCAGACCGCCCTGCTGCAGTACGTCCGGTCGGGCGGCGGCTTCGTGGCGATCCACAACACGCTGGGCGCGATGTACCACTGGCCGTGGTTCCAGGGGCTGCTCGGCGGCGCCAACTTCTACGACCACGGCCCGCACCGGGACGGCGAGGTGGTGACGATCAGCCGCCGCGACGCCTCGACACGCGACCTGCCGCGCCGGTGGGACTTCCGCGACGAGTGGTACAACCTCGAGCCCTTCCCCACGGGCGTGCGGTTCCTGGCCGAGGTGAACACCGACACCATCGGCGACGCGCCGGGGTTCAACGGCCATCCCGGGCACGAGGGAGACCACCCGGTCTCGTGGTGCCAGTACTACGACGGCGGTCGCGCGTGGATCACCTCGCTCGGCCACGACCCGGCGGCCTGGACCGAGGACTCGACGCTGGAGGGCGCCGGGTCGTTCGAGACGCACGTGGTTGGCGGCATCCTCAGCGCGGCCGGGGCGCAGCCCTTCTGCCGGTGA
- a CDS encoding ABC transporter ATP-binding protein, with translation MASEPLLRLTDIEAGYGRAALVLRGLSVSVAPSSVVCLVGPNGAGKSTVLKVASGLLKPRAGQVVVDGVDLTGRTPQQLLAAGLSHVPQGHSVFPEMTVAENVLLGAYTVHDKALVAERTEFVTSLFPLVGERWSALAGALSGGQQKQVEFARSLMVRPKVVLLDEPSMGLDPKATAIVFEQVQRMRDAGTAVLLVEQNARRALESADIGCVLDLGRVHITGPAPDLLADPRLAQLYLGGRPKEAR, from the coding sequence TTGGCGTCTGAACCCCTTCTCCGGCTGACCGACATCGAGGCCGGCTACGGCCGCGCCGCCCTCGTGCTGCGCGGGCTGTCCGTGTCGGTCGCGCCGTCCAGCGTGGTCTGCCTCGTGGGGCCGAACGGCGCCGGCAAGTCGACGGTGCTCAAGGTGGCCAGCGGTCTGCTCAAGCCGCGCGCCGGGCAGGTGGTGGTCGACGGCGTGGACCTGACCGGGCGCACGCCGCAGCAGCTCCTGGCCGCCGGGCTGTCCCACGTGCCGCAGGGGCACAGCGTGTTCCCCGAGATGACGGTCGCCGAGAACGTGCTGCTCGGCGCCTACACCGTGCACGACAAGGCGCTGGTCGCCGAGCGCACCGAGTTCGTCACCAGCCTGTTCCCGCTGGTCGGCGAGCGCTGGTCGGCGCTGGCCGGCGCGCTGTCGGGCGGGCAGCAGAAGCAGGTCGAGTTCGCCCGCTCGCTGATGGTGCGGCCCAAGGTGGTGCTCCTGGACGAGCCCTCCATGGGGCTCGACCCCAAGGCGACGGCCATCGTGTTCGAGCAGGTGCAGCGCATGCGCGACGCCGGCACCGCGGTGCTGCTCGTGGAGCAGAACGCGCGGCGAGCGCTGGAGTCGGCAGACATCGGCTGCGTACTAGACCTGGGCCGCGTCCACATCACGGGCCCAGCCCCGGACCTCCTAGCGGATCCCCGCCTGGCCCAGCTCTACCTGGGCGGCCGCCCAAAGGAGGCCCGGTAA
- a CDS encoding PQQ-dependent sugar dehydrogenase produces MSTRRRWRSAVAAVAITATALAGLTTATLATATPAATAETGPITDPAPEEIQSTLGLVLQEYAQFPKTEPIPAPIDRRLMRHARINALGELPDGSGRTYVPDLNGPLYFVQDGGEPQVYLDVAARFAPEFFSGRGMGSGFGFAAFHPDFEDNGTFYTVHSERPGNAGPPSDPTTYPPQNPTFLHSVVTEWVADDPSADVFTGTSREVLRLGFAGQVHAIQQIDFNPTARPGDEDYGLLYLAVGDGGIGVGTGVPQDRATPAGKILRIDPAGTNGPGGTYGIPPSNPFVDTPGTLGEIYAIGMRDPHRFSWDQESRHDDARMLLGHIGEHAIEAVYDVQAGDNFGWGVREGKYVFDSTDRCNLYPLPENDAELGFTYPVVAYDHDPPPGWSCTADSGYAISGGFVYRGDDRDLRALKGKYLFTDLVEGRVFYAEESQMRRGRAEAQMYELALYDTDGTRKRMPDFTGDERADLRMGRDSAGDLYLIAKANGKIWKVVDTIKAPVPQDVTRSLQGSSVSFYDFEHPFQQNGSVEIDRGASRTYLNLINGGEDMRVADGAYPGSNNSIQLGQVNPLEAGNDDWKAGVFNAAGVPTLSRLAGVDGITVMGWVKMTGQNPSPNSTTADPDDLYNAVGLAGVLSGDSDGHGVRALLEIIEVDGELRLVALGRRIDGGASQTFAAHEDWRTLLPQDEWVHLAATFDYATGRMALYRNGERVPGFYTVAGDPWQVDGSGSSDTTPRGIKIGGSFPQDTQERNPCNCSMDTIQLLDKAATPREVAAQYRLMTR; encoded by the coding sequence ATGAGCACCAGAAGACGATGGCGGTCGGCGGTCGCCGCGGTGGCGATCACCGCCACCGCGCTGGCCGGGCTGACCACGGCGACGCTAGCGACGGCGACACCGGCCGCGACGGCCGAGACCGGCCCGATCACCGACCCCGCGCCCGAGGAGATCCAGTCCACGCTGGGCCTCGTGCTCCAGGAATACGCCCAGTTCCCGAAGACGGAGCCCATCCCGGCGCCCATCGACCGCCGGCTGATGCGGCACGCCCGCATCAACGCCCTCGGCGAGCTGCCCGACGGTTCGGGCCGCACCTACGTGCCGGACCTGAACGGCCCGCTGTACTTCGTTCAGGACGGCGGCGAACCACAGGTCTACCTGGACGTAGCCGCCCGGTTCGCCCCCGAGTTCTTCTCGGGACGCGGTATGGGCAGCGGGTTCGGGTTCGCGGCGTTCCACCCGGACTTCGAGGACAACGGCACCTTCTACACGGTGCACTCCGAGCGCCCCGGCAACGCAGGGCCGCCGTCGGACCCCACCACCTACCCACCGCAGAACCCGACCTTCCTGCACTCCGTGGTGACCGAGTGGGTGGCGGACGACCCGTCCGCCGACGTCTTCACCGGGACGAGCCGGGAGGTGCTGCGCCTGGGCTTCGCCGGCCAGGTGCACGCGATCCAGCAGATCGACTTCAACCCGACGGCGCGGCCGGGCGACGAGGACTACGGCCTGCTCTACCTCGCGGTAGGCGACGGCGGCATCGGCGTCGGCACGGGTGTGCCGCAGGACCGGGCGACGCCGGCGGGCAAGATCCTGCGCATCGACCCGGCGGGCACCAACGGGCCGGGCGGCACGTACGGGATTCCGCCGTCGAACCCGTTCGTGGACACGCCGGGCACGCTGGGCGAGATCTACGCCATCGGCATGCGTGACCCGCACCGGTTCAGCTGGGACCAGGAAAGCCGGCACGACGACGCCCGCATGCTCCTGGGCCACATCGGCGAGCACGCGATCGAGGCGGTCTACGACGTGCAGGCCGGGGACAACTTCGGCTGGGGCGTCCGGGAGGGCAAGTACGTCTTCGACTCGACCGACCGGTGCAACCTCTACCCGCTCCCGGAGAACGACGCCGAGCTGGGCTTCACGTATCCCGTCGTCGCCTACGACCACGACCCGCCGCCCGGCTGGTCCTGCACCGCGGACAGCGGCTACGCCATCAGCGGCGGGTTCGTCTACCGCGGCGACGACCGCGACCTGCGTGCTCTGAAGGGCAAGTACCTGTTCACCGACCTGGTCGAGGGGCGCGTCTTCTACGCCGAGGAGTCGCAGATGCGGCGCGGCCGCGCCGAGGCCCAGATGTACGAGCTCGCGCTGTACGACACCGACGGCACCCGCAAGCGGATGCCCGACTTCACCGGTGACGAGCGGGCCGACCTGCGGATGGGCCGCGACAGCGCGGGCGACCTCTACCTGATCGCCAAGGCGAACGGGAAGATCTGGAAGGTCGTAGACACGATCAAGGCTCCGGTGCCGCAGGACGTCACCCGCTCGCTGCAGGGCAGCTCGGTGAGCTTCTACGACTTCGAGCACCCGTTCCAGCAGAACGGGTCCGTCGAGATCGACCGCGGCGCGTCGCGCACCTACCTGAACCTGATCAACGGCGGGGAGGACATGCGGGTCGCCGACGGCGCCTACCCGGGCAGCAACAACTCCATCCAGCTCGGGCAGGTGAACCCCCTGGAGGCCGGCAACGACGACTGGAAGGCAGGGGTGTTCAACGCGGCCGGGGTGCCCACCCTGTCCAGGCTGGCCGGCGTGGACGGGATCACGGTGATGGGCTGGGTCAAGATGACCGGCCAGAACCCGAGCCCGAACTCCACCACCGCCGACCCGGACGACCTCTACAACGCCGTGGGCCTGGCGGGTGTGCTCAGCGGCGACTCCGACGGGCACGGCGTCCGAGCGCTGCTGGAGATCATCGAGGTGGACGGCGAGCTGCGGCTGGTCGCCCTCGGCCGACGGATCGACGGCGGTGCGTCGCAGACCTTCGCCGCGCACGAGGACTGGCGCACCCTGCTGCCGCAGGACGAGTGGGTGCACCTGGCCGCGACGTTCGACTACGCGACCGGTCGCATGGCCCTGTACCGGAACGGTGAGCGGGTGCCGGGCTTCTACACGGTCGCCGGCGACCCGTGGCAGGTGGACGGCTCGGGCTCGTCGGACACGACGCCGCGCGGGATCAAGATCGGCGGCAGCTTCCCGCAGGACACGCAGGAGCGGAACCCCTGCAACTGCAGCATGGACACGATCCAGCTCCTGGACAAGGCGGCGACCCCAAGGGAGGTAGCGGCCCAATACCGCCTGATGACGAGGTAG
- a CDS encoding ABC transporter ATP-binding protein, whose translation MTDPTGSVTTTDLTKSFGGVRAIDGASVTFHEGKINALIGPNGSGKTTFFNCVTGMIKPDAGTVTYAGRDVTGLAPHRIARSGIGRSFQLCRIFPRLTVLDNVLVAVQPHGLLERLRGMRNPADVARARELLARVGIDHLEHAEARDISYGQQKLLELAGVLMGDPHTIMLDEPAGGVNPALVDRIADLVRELNAEGRTFIIVEHNMELVMGLSDHVVVFDRGRPIAAGTPAVVQDDPLVLEAYLGV comes from the coding sequence ATGACCGATCCGACCGGTTCCGTCACGACGACGGACCTGACCAAGTCGTTCGGCGGCGTCCGCGCCATCGACGGCGCCTCCGTCACCTTCCACGAGGGCAAGATCAACGCCCTCATCGGCCCCAACGGCTCCGGCAAGACGACGTTCTTCAACTGCGTCACCGGCATGATCAAGCCCGACGCCGGCACCGTGACCTACGCCGGCCGCGACGTGACCGGACTCGCGCCGCACCGGATCGCCCGGTCCGGGATCGGCCGCAGCTTCCAGCTCTGCCGCATCTTTCCCCGGCTCACCGTGCTGGACAACGTGCTGGTCGCGGTGCAGCCCCACGGCCTGCTTGAGCGCCTGCGGGGTATGCGCAACCCCGCCGACGTCGCCCGCGCCCGCGAGCTGCTGGCCCGCGTCGGCATCGACCACCTGGAGCACGCCGAGGCGCGCGACATCTCCTACGGCCAGCAGAAGCTGCTGGAGCTCGCGGGGGTGCTCATGGGCGACCCGCACACGATCATGCTCGACGAGCCCGCCGGCGGCGTGAACCCCGCGCTCGTGGACCGCATCGCCGACCTGGTGCGCGAGCTCAACGCCGAGGGCCGCACCTTCATCATCGTGGAGCACAACATGGAGCTCGTGATGGGCCTGAGCGACCACGTGGTCGTGTTCGACCGGGGCCGGCCGATAGCGGCGGGCACTCCCGCCGTCGTGCAGGACGACCCTCTGGTCCTGGAGGCTTACCTTGGCGTCTGA